One window of the Candidatus Jettenia sp. genome contains the following:
- the ppdK gene encoding pyruvate, phosphate dikinase, which yields MSPKYIYFFGNGSAEGSADMKHLLGGKGANLAEMTNLGIPVPPGFTITTEVCDAYYKKNQQYPEGLAEEIERNLSQLEKLMGAKLGDAENPLLVSVRSGAAASMPGMMDTVLNLGLNPDAIKGLMKKTGNERFAWDAYRRFITMFGDVVMGVERHHFEEVLDKYKKKTRVKSDTELTAEQLKNIVEEFKVIYKKKTRESFPHDPKVQLQKAINAVFASWNNPRAIKYRQLYDIKGLLGTAVNVQAMVFGNMGNDSATGVCFTRNPSTGENKFYGEFLINAQGEDVVAGIRTPEPIADLEKEMPDAYSQLVKYKNILENHFKDVQDIEFTIQESRLFMLQTRTGKRTARAAVKLAVDMAREGLIDKKTAISRIDPGQLDQLLHPTFDPKAKREIVAVGLPASPGAATGRVVFCAEDAERLAEKNEKVILVRKETSPEDIGGMHASQGILTTRGGMTSHAAVVARGMGKCCVAGCGSLNVDYKNQNFKVNGRVIKKGEYISLDGSSGEVMLGQVSTIEPKLSGDFATLMEWADEYRKLKIRTNADTPEDARKARELGAEGIGLCRTEHMFFGENRIDSVRQMILSAPDVKNLKAKISFLEKELAKAANDKADVLKKELMLVKKELKEPLVSYSSALKNLLPMQRRDFEQIFKAMDGLPVTIRLLDPPLHEFLPQEEYNQKEIAKKMKLSLKEIQEKVSALHELNPMLGHRGCRLGVTYPEIYDMQVQAIIEAACNMKKKGITVYPEIMLPIISTEQEFSVLKDNVHKIAKDVMQKKNMQIEYMVGTMIELPRAALIADKIAKHAEFFSFGTNDLTQMTFGFSRDDVGSFVPEYLEKGILEKDPFQVLDQEGTGQLVEIGITKGRNTRSGLKVGICGEHGGNPQTISFCHKIGMNYVSCSPFRVPIARLAAAQASLQQPVSQTTV from the coding sequence ATGTCACCTAAGTATATCTATTTTTTTGGCAATGGTTCTGCGGAAGGAAGCGCAGATATGAAACATCTCCTTGGTGGTAAGGGAGCCAACCTTGCAGAAATGACAAACCTAGGTATCCCTGTCCCTCCTGGCTTTACTATAACAACAGAGGTTTGCGATGCATATTACAAAAAAAATCAGCAGTATCCTGAGGGTCTTGCCGAAGAGATAGAACGAAATCTTTCTCAACTCGAGAAATTAATGGGTGCAAAATTAGGTGATGCAGAGAACCCCTTACTGGTTTCTGTGCGTAGTGGCGCGGCAGCATCTATGCCGGGGATGATGGATACAGTTCTCAACCTTGGATTAAATCCAGATGCTATTAAGGGCCTCATGAAAAAAACAGGTAACGAACGTTTTGCGTGGGATGCATACCGACGCTTTATTACCATGTTTGGTGACGTAGTTATGGGGGTAGAACGTCATCATTTCGAAGAGGTTCTTGACAAATACAAAAAAAAGACACGGGTAAAAAGCGATACAGAACTTACTGCTGAACAATTGAAAAATATTGTTGAGGAGTTTAAGGTAATCTATAAGAAAAAGACCCGTGAATCCTTTCCTCATGATCCAAAGGTTCAACTCCAAAAGGCAATTAATGCCGTGTTTGCCTCATGGAATAATCCCCGTGCTATAAAATACAGGCAACTTTATGATATTAAAGGTCTTCTTGGAACAGCAGTAAACGTTCAAGCCATGGTTTTCGGAAATATGGGGAATGACTCTGCTACAGGCGTATGTTTTACGAGAAATCCTTCAACGGGTGAAAATAAATTCTACGGTGAATTCCTCATTAATGCGCAGGGTGAGGATGTTGTTGCAGGTATTCGTACACCCGAGCCAATTGCTGATCTGGAGAAAGAGATGCCTGATGCTTATAGTCAGCTCGTTAAATATAAGAACATACTCGAAAATCATTTTAAGGATGTTCAGGATATCGAGTTTACCATTCAGGAAAGCCGGTTGTTTATGTTACAGACAAGAACTGGTAAGCGTACTGCCAGGGCAGCGGTAAAGCTGGCTGTTGATATGGCTCGAGAAGGACTTATTGATAAAAAGACAGCTATTTCCCGTATCGATCCCGGCCAGCTCGATCAGTTATTACATCCAACCTTTGATCCTAAAGCAAAAAGAGAGATTGTTGCTGTAGGGCTTCCTGCTTCACCAGGCGCGGCTACAGGTAGGGTTGTTTTTTGTGCCGAAGATGCAGAGAGATTAGCCGAGAAGAATGAGAAAGTAATCCTTGTACGAAAAGAAACCTCGCCCGAAGACATCGGTGGAATGCATGCTTCTCAGGGTATTCTGACAACACGTGGAGGTATGACATCTCATGCTGCCGTAGTGGCAAGAGGGATGGGCAAATGCTGCGTGGCGGGCTGTGGCTCGCTTAATGTTGACTATAAAAATCAAAATTTTAAAGTAAATGGCAGGGTAATAAAAAAAGGAGAATACATCTCCCTGGATGGCAGTAGCGGAGAAGTAATGTTAGGGCAAGTCTCTACCATAGAGCCCAAATTGAGCGGAGATTTTGCTACCCTTATGGAATGGGCAGATGAGTACCGGAAACTTAAGATACGAACGAACGCAGATACCCCGGAGGATGCAAGAAAAGCGCGTGAGTTGGGCGCAGAGGGTATTGGACTTTGCAGAACTGAACATATGTTTTTTGGAGAAAACAGAATTGATTCAGTTCGGCAAATGATACTCTCCGCACCAGACGTAAAAAATTTAAAAGCTAAAATTAGCTTCCTGGAAAAGGAGTTGGCAAAGGCAGCGAATGATAAAGCAGATGTTCTTAAGAAAGAATTAATGTTGGTTAAAAAGGAACTTAAAGAGCCTCTGGTCTCATATTCGTCTGCGCTTAAAAATCTACTTCCTATGCAACGCCGGGATTTTGAGCAAATATTCAAGGCAATGGATGGACTTCCTGTTACAATACGGCTCCTTGATCCACCTCTTCACGAATTCTTGCCGCAGGAAGAATATAACCAGAAGGAAATAGCAAAAAAGATGAAACTTAGTCTTAAAGAGATACAGGAAAAGGTGTCGGCACTTCACGAATTAAATCCTATGTTAGGCCACCGGGGTTGCCGTTTAGGCGTTACCTATCCTGAAATATATGACATGCAGGTACAGGCTATTATTGAAGCTGCATGTAATATGAAAAAAAAAGGTATTACCGTATATCCAGAAATCATGTTGCCTATCATTAGTACAGAACAGGAATTCAGTGTATTAAAGGATAATGTCCATAAAATTGCCAAAGATGTTATGCAGAAAAAAAATATGCAAATTGAATATATGGTAGGCACTATGATTGAATTGCCGCGAGCAGCCCTGATAGCTGATAAAATTGCAAAACATGCAGAATTCTTTTCCTTTGGAACTAATGACCTTACGCAAATGACATTCGGATTTAGTCGTGATGATGTAGGATCTTTTGTACCGGAATACCTTGAGAAAGGTATTCTTGAAAAAGATCCATTTCAGGTATTGGATCAGGAAGGAACGGGGCAATTAGTGGAGATTGGGATTACTAAAGGACGAAATACCCGGTCTGGTTTGAAAGTTGGCATCTGTGGTGAACATGGTGGAAATCCTCAAACTATCTCCTTCTGCCATAAGATTGGAATGAACTACGTAAGTTGTTCGCCATTTAGAGTACCTATTGCCAGGCTTGCTGCAGCGCAGGCTTCATTACAGCAACCTGTATCGCAGACAACGGTTTGA
- a CDS encoding DUF3786 domain-containing protein encodes MPTCIAFAIKVKNAQLKMSDCPYVNKEDNESLLQKTTVTMEDNYERVSNELESDAKQTNFKEASVAIGGHFEEKNGHDIIRLNMMNKPYEMRKEGLFEDGKYCYDSWSKIIIYDYIRRKGNKSLTGNWVTLGYFPNTASHVKAFQRSAEEKVAAIFNKNMKGLKARCKEFGGVEDMGKMKADYICRFDLLPRIPLYLCFWEADEEFSASCKLFLDTSAEAYIDIEYLAYLVERFVELFVTLLPIK; translated from the coding sequence ATGCCCACTTGTATAGCCTTTGCTATTAAAGTAAAAAATGCGCAACTTAAGATGTCTGATTGTCCTTATGTTAATAAAGAAGACAATGAATCACTCCTCCAGAAAACTACTGTTACTATGGAGGATAACTATGAGCGTGTGAGCAATGAATTAGAAAGCGATGCTAAACAAACAAATTTTAAAGAGGCCTCCGTTGCTATTGGAGGCCATTTTGAGGAAAAAAACGGGCATGATATTATAAGACTTAACATGATGAATAAACCCTACGAAATGCGTAAAGAAGGCTTGTTTGAAGATGGTAAGTATTGCTATGATTCCTGGTCAAAGATTATCATATATGATTATATCCGTAGGAAAGGAAACAAATCTTTAACAGGGAATTGGGTTACGCTAGGTTACTTTCCTAATACTGCTTCCCATGTAAAGGCATTTCAGCGTAGTGCAGAGGAAAAGGTTGCTGCTATTTTTAATAAGAATATGAAAGGCTTGAAAGCACGCTGTAAGGAATTTGGTGGGGTAGAAGATATGGGTAAGATGAAGGCGGATTATATTTGTCGTTTTGACCTCTTGCCACGCATACCTTTGTATTTATGCTTCTGGGAGGCTGACGAGGAATTTTCAGCCAGTTGTAAACTCTTTTTGGATACGAGTGCAGAGGCCTATATTGATATAGAATATCTTGCCTATCTTGTAGAAAGATTTGTAGAATTATTTGTTACATTGCTACCAATTAAATAA
- a CDS encoding thioredoxin family protein translates to MLEYALSYLIVLTLAPFATTLIADAKGKLSTIPWENTFEEAVKKAKEAGKPILLDFFSPT, encoded by the coding sequence ATGTTAGAATATGCCTTATCTTATCTTATTGTACTTACACTCGCTCCTTTTGCAACAACACTCATTGCAGACGCTAAGGGCAAACTTTCAACGATACCGTGGGAAAATACCTTTGAAGAAGCGGTAAAAAAAGCAAAAGAAGCAGGCAAGCCGATTTTATTAGACTTCTTTTCTCCTACATGA